A stretch of Garra rufa chromosome 11, GarRuf1.0, whole genome shotgun sequence DNA encodes these proteins:
- the LOC141346221 gene encoding uncharacterized protein translates to MAFIKEESEDMRIEVKHEDTEEQTDLMALKEESQELNETEEKDKNEKYHDFNIEDKPIGCFLTEENSSPKNPQKTQTTNLNPHLVTHIGESSFTCQLCGEIFNRKESLKIHMKTHVEKKPFICTQCAKSFTQKKNLNVHMKTHSGKRPHECDQCGKSFIHRKTLNVHMRIHTGAKPYSCPQCGKRFAIKGNLKIHIRSHTGEKPFTCNQCGKCFRNNVNLNNHMRLHSRENSFKCHQCERSFTDMNHLEDHVKIHIGEKPLMCNHCGKSFTYKANLENHMRVHTGEKPFTCPQCGKSCTIKGNLKVHMRTHTGERPYKCLQCEESFTYQSDLKHHLQTHSGDEV, encoded by the exons atggcgtttattaaagaggagagtgaagacatgaggattgaagtcaaacatgaagatactgaggaacaaacag acctgatggcactgaaagaggagagtcaagaactgaatgaaacagaagagaaagataaGAATGAGAAATATCATGATTTCAATATCGAAGATAAACCAATTGGTTGCTTTCTGACTGAAGAGAATTCCTCACCAAAAAACCCTCAAAAAACACAAACTACAAACCTCAATCCTCACTTGGTAACTCATATTGGAGAGAGCTCTTTCACCTGCCAACTGTGTGGAGAAATTTTCAATCGTAAAGAAagccttaaaatccacatgaaaaCTCACGTTGAAAAGAAGCCTTTCATATGCACTCAGTGTgcaaagagttttacacagaaaaaaaaccttaacgtccacatgaaaactcactCTGGAAAGAGACCGCAtgaatgtgatcagtgtgggaagagtttcatacACAGAAAAACCCTTaatgtccacatgagaattcacaccggagcgAAACCTTACtcctgtcctcagtgtggaaagagattcgcCATTAAAGGAAATCTTAagattcacattagaagtcacactggagagaaaccgttcacatgcaatcagtgtggaaagtgtttcagaaaTAATGTTAACCTTAATAATCACATGAGGCTTCATTCAAGAGAGAACAGTTTtaaatgtcatcagtgtgaaaggAGTTTCACAGACATGAATCACCTTGAGGATCATGTTAAAATTCACATCGGAGAAAAGCCTTTAATGTGcaatcactgtggaaagagttttacatacaaagcaaaccttgagaaccacatgagagttcacactggagaaaagcccttcacctgccctcagtgtggaaagagttgcaCGATTAAAGGAAACCTAAAGGTTCACATGAGAACACACacaggagagagaccttacaagtgtcttcagtgtgaggaGAGTTTCACATATCAAAGCGACCTCAAACatcatttgcaaactcattctggtGATGAGGTTTAG